The Picrophilus oshimae DSM 9789 genome includes a window with the following:
- a CDS encoding metal-dependent transcriptional regulator, whose translation MNFKNNLEDYLKEIYNNMDAFGSANESMISKRLKVSMPTVSEYLDKLRNRGLIKSIGRDILLTDRGMKLAYPVIKRHRIAEVMALKIFEVPWEETDSEVMDLEHAINDKYVPYVIKNLGNPDRCPHGNPINPDQKMNDKSIFSVEPGVYTLSRIVYEDISILKKLVEINAFPGTEIKIEKNDKINVICKGYVSFSDKEAMAIRVF comes from the coding sequence ATGAACTTCAAGAACAATCTTGAGGATTATTTAAAGGAGATTTATAACAACATGGATGCATTCGGCAGTGCAAATGAATCAATGATAAGTAAAAGGTTAAAGGTTTCAATGCCGACAGTTTCAGAGTATCTTGATAAATTAAGGAACCGCGGTTTAATAAAGAGTATAGGCCGTGATATACTTTTAACGGACAGGGGTATGAAGCTTGCATACCCAGTTATAAAAAGACATAGAATAGCCGAGGTTATGGCATTAAAGATCTTTGAGGTGCCATGGGAGGAAACAGATTCGGAGGTAATGGATTTAGAGCACGCAATAAACGATAAGTACGTTCCATACGTTATTAAAAATCTGGGAAATCCTGATAGATGCCCCCATGGAAATCCAATAAATCCCGATCAAAAAATGAATGATAAATCCATATTTTCTGTTGAACCAGGCGTTTATACGCTCTCAAGGATAGTCTATGAGGATATATCAATATTAAAAAAGCTTGTTGAAATCAATGCATTTCCTGGCACAGAGATAAAAATAGAAAAAAACGATAAAATAAATGTTATTTGCAAGGGCTATGTATCGTTTTCAGATAAGGAGGCAATGGCAATAAGGGTTTTTTAG